In Bacillus cereus ATCC 14579, a single window of DNA contains:
- the acuC gene encoding acetoin utilization protein AcuC, with amino-acid sequence MSSAFIYSDDFRGYSFSPDHPFNQLRVTLTYDLLQKGGFISPSQIISPRTATDEEIAYVHTEEYINAVKRAGEGKLEKSIAMSYGLGTEDTPMFPNMHEASALLVGGTLTAVDAVLSGKVKHALNLGGGLHHGFRGKASGFCIYNDSSIAMKYIQKKYGLRVLYIDTDAHHGDGVQWSFYDDPNVCTISLHETGRYLFPGTGAVNERGQGNGYSYSFNVPLDAFTEDESFLKSYRTVVKEVAAYFKPDIILTQNGADAHYYDPLTHLCATMNIYREIPKLAREIANEYCDGRWIAVGGGGYDHWRVVPRAWALIWLEMNNIQNISGYLPPEWIEAWKGQAETELPLTWEDPDNMYKPIPRKPEIEEKNALTVAKSLEIIRNNMTKSLY; translated from the coding sequence ATGAGTAGCGCGTTTATTTATTCGGATGACTTCCGGGGCTATTCATTTAGCCCTGATCATCCTTTTAACCAACTGCGCGTCACACTTACGTATGATTTATTACAAAAGGGCGGTTTCATCTCTCCCTCTCAAATCATCTCACCACGGACGGCTACAGATGAAGAAATCGCCTACGTTCATACAGAGGAGTACATAAATGCGGTAAAACGTGCTGGAGAAGGAAAGTTAGAAAAATCAATTGCAATGTCCTATGGACTCGGAACAGAAGATACACCGATGTTCCCAAATATGCACGAAGCAAGCGCATTGCTCGTTGGTGGTACATTAACAGCTGTCGATGCTGTTCTTTCTGGGAAAGTAAAGCACGCACTTAATTTGGGCGGCGGCTTACATCACGGCTTTCGCGGCAAAGCATCTGGCTTTTGTATTTATAACGACAGTTCTATCGCAATGAAATATATTCAAAAGAAATACGGTTTACGCGTCTTATATATTGATACAGATGCTCATCACGGTGATGGCGTACAGTGGTCGTTTTATGATGACCCTAACGTATGCACAATTTCATTACATGAAACTGGTCGCTATTTATTTCCTGGAACTGGCGCTGTAAATGAACGCGGACAAGGTAATGGCTATAGTTATTCTTTTAACGTTCCACTCGATGCTTTTACAGAAGATGAATCGTTCTTAAAATCATATCGAACTGTTGTAAAAGAAGTTGCAGCGTACTTTAAACCGGATATTATTTTAACGCAAAATGGTGCTGACGCACATTATTATGACCCACTTACACATCTTTGTGCGACAATGAATATTTACCGTGAAATACCGAAGCTCGCTCGTGAAATTGCAAATGAATATTGCGACGGTCGCTGGATCGCTGTCGGTGGCGGTGGCTATGATCACTGGCGCGTCGTTCCAAGAGCTTGGGCACTCATTTGGCTCGAAATGAACAACATCCAAAACATCTCAGGTTATCTCCCTCCAGAATGGATTGAAGCTTGGAAAGGACAAGCAGAAACAGAACTTCCCCTCACATGGGAAGATCCAGACAACATGTATAAACCTATCCCCCGTAAACCAGAAATTGAAGAAAAAAACGCATTAACTGTAGCGAAATCCCTTGAAATTATTCGGAATAATATGACAAAATCTTTGTACTAA
- a CDS encoding alpha/beta fold hydrolase, which yields MRKGSDIMWKRQMIHTKRGTFELFTKGDGESLCITHHYSQFNETGDYFADVFTATHRVFLINLRDAGNSLKANSEKELSMIETIHDLEAIREALQLPTWHFAGHSTGGMLGLLYAITYPHSLQSLVVAGAAASNYTETPFCIYHPAHPQFHYMQKLIENLKSPHLTNEERKELSTKRTKLSLYKPENYNSYFCKPINKTMSISRMNAFANEYPSFDLRENLPSIQTKTLIICGRYDVQCPIQYSIEIHDGIRNSIFIPFENSNHYPFLEEAAQFTSTTQTFYKSLLPLLSIKTKH from the coding sequence ATGAGAAAAGGTAGTGATATTATGTGGAAACGACAAATGATCCACACGAAACGTGGTACATTTGAACTCTTTACAAAAGGAGATGGCGAATCGCTTTGTATTACACATCACTATTCACAATTTAATGAAACTGGTGATTACTTTGCGGATGTTTTTACTGCTACGCATCGTGTATTTCTCATTAATTTACGAGACGCTGGTAACTCGTTAAAAGCCAATTCAGAAAAAGAATTAAGCATGATTGAAACAATCCACGACTTGGAAGCCATACGAGAAGCATTACAACTTCCAACATGGCATTTCGCTGGCCATTCAACAGGTGGTATGCTTGGACTTTTATATGCAATTACATATCCACATTCCTTACAATCATTAGTCGTAGCAGGAGCTGCAGCAAGTAACTATACCGAAACACCATTCTGCATTTATCACCCAGCACATCCACAGTTTCATTATATGCAAAAACTCATCGAAAACTTAAAAAGCCCTCACCTTACAAATGAAGAACGGAAAGAACTATCTACTAAGAGAACAAAATTATCATTGTATAAACCAGAAAACTACAACTCTTATTTTTGTAAACCAATCAATAAAACAATGTCCATTAGCCGGATGAATGCTTTCGCCAATGAATATCCTTCATTTGATTTAAGAGAGAATTTACCTTCCATCCAAACAAAGACACTTATTATATGCGGAAGATATGATGTACAGTGCCCAATTCAATATTCTATCGAGATACATGATGGGATACGTAATTCTATCTTCATTCCATTCGAAAACAGCAACCATTATCCTTTTTTAGAAGAAGCTGCTCAGTTTACTTCTACTACTCAAACATTTTATAAATCGTTATTACCATTATTATCAATAAAAACTAAACACTGA
- a CDS encoding response regulator transcription factor, which yields MKRILLIEDEVSIAELQRDYLEINDFQVDVEHSGETGLQIALQEDYDLIILDIMLPKMNGFEICKQIRAVKDIPILLVSAKKEDIDKIRGLGLGADDYITKPFSPSELVARVKAHISRYERLLGNVSKQRDTLYIHGISIDQRARKVFINNEEVAFTTKEFDLLTFFVTNPNQVLNKEQLFERIWGLDSAGDLATVVVHIRKLREKIERDPAHPQYIETVWGAGYRFNV from the coding sequence TTGAAAAGAATTTTATTAATAGAAGATGAAGTAAGTATTGCAGAATTACAGCGAGATTATTTAGAAATTAATGATTTCCAAGTTGATGTAGAGCATTCAGGAGAAACAGGTTTACAAATAGCCCTGCAAGAAGACTATGATTTAATTATTTTAGATATTATGCTTCCGAAAATGAACGGATTCGAAATTTGTAAACAAATACGTGCTGTAAAAGATATTCCGATTCTACTTGTTTCAGCAAAAAAAGAAGATATAGATAAAATTCGCGGACTCGGATTAGGAGCGGATGATTATATAACGAAGCCGTTTAGCCCGAGTGAATTAGTCGCAAGAGTAAAAGCACATATTTCTCGTTATGAAAGATTATTAGGAAATGTAAGTAAGCAACGCGATACGTTATATATTCACGGAATTTCTATCGATCAACGAGCGAGGAAAGTTTTTATAAACAATGAAGAAGTGGCATTTACAACGAAGGAATTTGATTTATTAACATTCTTTGTCACAAACCCAAATCAAGTATTAAATAAAGAACAGCTATTTGAACGCATTTGGGGATTAGACTCTGCTGGTGATTTAGCAACTGTTGTCGTTCATATTAGAAAGCTACGTGAAAAAATTGAAAGAGATCCAGCTCACCCGCAATATATTGAAACGGTATGGGGAGCTGGTTATCGTTTTAACGTGTAA
- a CDS encoding sensor histidine kinase — translation MSIKTRFLFSYIAVILVSITLILVAGFLIVFSITGDLEAVKNFYKSSYIQKPLTPEEENAYLELKSAAKQHQSQLLDESFVSAIEKEGVKIVVRKGETLSYASNVFESVSLKETLPKFESANINSRGTTELGDTFYRYVKFDFYFPQEEEGSIFVLKKQSSFVDLTQKLFPILFVALLLLAILLIGLLSYLVSRSVIKPIFVLKGATEKIKEGNLDFQIPVTSHDEIGQLNQGFEEMRKRLKESIEMQTQYEENRKELISNISHDLKTPITSIIGYVEGIKDGVANTPEKMDKYLTTIHTKARHMDTLIDELFLFSKLDLNRVPFQFETVELNTFMQELIEEMQMDLSKEGIEVNLQLHTSPLYVTADCEKINRVISNLIHNSVKYMDKEEKKITVTVSSNNNKVIVKVMDNGSGIESDTLPYIFERFYRAEQSRNSSTGGSGLGLAIAKQIVEEHGGEIWAESELGKGTSIFFSLEKVEECGE, via the coding sequence ATGTCTATTAAAACAAGGTTTTTATTTTCTTATATTGCTGTTATCCTCGTTTCCATTACGCTTATATTAGTCGCGGGATTTTTAATCGTTTTTTCGATAACAGGTGACTTGGAAGCAGTGAAAAATTTCTATAAAAGTTCTTACATTCAAAAGCCGCTTACACCAGAAGAAGAGAATGCCTATCTTGAGTTGAAGTCAGCAGCTAAACAGCATCAATCTCAATTGTTAGATGAGTCGTTTGTCTCAGCAATAGAAAAAGAGGGTGTGAAAATAGTAGTAAGAAAAGGAGAAACACTTTCATATGCTTCAAACGTATTTGAAAGTGTATCTTTAAAAGAAACCCTTCCGAAATTTGAATCAGCAAATATTAATAGTCGTGGTACAACGGAACTAGGCGATACATTTTATCGATATGTAAAGTTTGATTTTTATTTTCCTCAGGAAGAAGAGGGAAGTATATTTGTATTAAAAAAGCAAAGTTCATTTGTAGATCTTACACAAAAATTATTTCCAATCTTATTCGTAGCGCTCTTACTACTAGCCATTTTACTCATTGGATTATTAAGTTACCTCGTTTCAAGAAGTGTAATAAAACCAATTTTTGTATTGAAAGGCGCAACGGAGAAAATTAAAGAAGGAAATTTAGATTTTCAAATACCAGTTACATCACACGATGAAATAGGGCAATTAAATCAAGGATTTGAGGAAATGAGGAAGAGATTAAAAGAATCGATAGAGATGCAAACGCAGTATGAAGAAAATCGAAAAGAGCTTATTTCAAACATCTCTCATGATTTAAAAACACCGATTACATCAATTATCGGATATGTAGAAGGAATAAAGGACGGAGTAGCAAATACGCCAGAAAAAATGGATAAGTATTTAACAACTATCCATACGAAAGCAAGACATATGGATACACTTATTGATGAATTATTTTTATTCTCAAAGCTCGATTTGAATCGAGTTCCCTTTCAGTTTGAAACGGTTGAATTGAATACGTTTATGCAAGAGTTAATCGAAGAGATGCAAATGGATTTAAGTAAAGAAGGTATAGAAGTTAACTTGCAATTACATACATCACCACTATATGTAACGGCTGATTGCGAAAAGATAAATAGAGTTATATCAAATTTAATTCATAATAGTGTGAAATACATGGATAAAGAAGAGAAGAAAATTACTGTAACAGTATCGAGTAATAATAATAAAGTTATTGTGAAAGTGATGGACAATGGATCAGGTATAGAATCTGATACGCTACCTTATATCTTTGAACGTTTTTATCGTGCAGAACAATCGCGGAATTCTAGCACAGGTGGAAGTGGACTTGGTTTAGCAATAGCGAAGCAAATTGTTGAAGAACATGGCGGGGAAATTTGGGCGGAAAGCGAGCTTGGTAAAGGCACAAGCATTTTCTTCTCATTGGAAAAAGTAGAGGAATGTGGTGAGTAA
- a CDS encoding ankyrin repeat domain-containing protein codes for MFKKTFSMICCVIFLQGCSQEQEVKKEMANMETALLAATEKNETNTVISLLKQGANINATDSQGRTPLMIATYKNDVKTAKALIKAGADVNIQDDMKNNPFLYAGAEGYLDILKLTIDAGADPTITNRYGGTALIPASEHGYIDVIKELLTRTNIDVNHVNNLGWTALMEAIVLSNGNETQQQVIRLLIEHGGDVNIPDNDGVTPLEHARAHHFEEIEKILLEGRK; via the coding sequence ATGTTCAAAAAAACATTCAGTATGATATGTTGCGTAATTTTTTTACAAGGATGCTCGCAAGAACAAGAAGTAAAAAAGGAGATGGCAAACATGGAGACTGCACTACTAGCAGCTACTGAAAAAAATGAAACGAATACTGTTATATCTTTACTAAAACAAGGCGCAAATATAAATGCGACGGATAGTCAAGGACGCACTCCGCTTATGATTGCTACATACAAAAATGATGTAAAAACCGCAAAGGCGCTTATCAAAGCCGGTGCTGACGTAAATATTCAAGATGACATGAAAAATAATCCCTTTCTATACGCCGGTGCGGAAGGTTACTTAGACATTTTAAAACTAACAATTGATGCTGGTGCAGATCCTACGATTACAAATCGTTACGGCGGAACAGCTCTTATCCCAGCTTCAGAACATGGCTATATTGACGTCATAAAAGAACTCCTCACTCGAACAAATATTGATGTAAATCATGTAAATAACCTGGGATGGACAGCTTTAATGGAAGCCATCGTACTAAGTAACGGAAACGAAACACAGCAACAAGTCATTCGCCTTCTTATTGAGCACGGCGGAGATGTAAACATTCCAGACAATGATGGTGTTACCCCGCTAGAGCATGCTCGCGCTCATCACTTTGAGGAGATAGAGAAGATTTTGTTAGAAGGCCGTAAGTAA
- a CDS encoding Gfo/Idh/MocA family protein: MNKPKIGMIGLGSIAQKAYLPTLTKETDWNFVGAFTPNAEKRKQVCQQYRIQDFHSIEMLASECDAIFVHSSTASHYEIVSELLKKGIDVYVDKPLAATVEQAEQLVELSEKYNRKLMVGFNRRFVPMYVAAKEQANDISWIRIEKHRTNKVGPYTYDFTMLDDYLHIVDTARWLANDDLNAVHNMMQINEKNELLYGHHTYTTPSGLLLSTAMHRHAGTNLEQIELVTPGKIIRVKNMNTFEIEQENSVSQSGSPSWDTTLKQRGFEDAVHHFIKCVQGDTKPVVDGLEGLKTQQMLQSLLDDVNKN; this comes from the coding sequence ATGAACAAACCTAAAATTGGGATGATTGGACTTGGAAGTATTGCGCAAAAGGCCTATCTTCCAACACTTACAAAAGAAACTGATTGGAATTTTGTAGGGGCGTTTACACCTAACGCAGAGAAAAGAAAACAAGTTTGCCAGCAATACCGAATTCAAGACTTTCATTCTATTGAAATGTTAGCTTCGGAATGCGATGCAATCTTCGTTCATAGTTCAACTGCATCGCATTATGAAATCGTTTCTGAACTTCTAAAAAAAGGGATCGACGTTTATGTTGATAAACCGCTCGCAGCTACAGTGGAACAAGCTGAGCAACTAGTCGAGTTAAGCGAGAAGTATAACCGAAAATTAATGGTCGGATTTAATCGCAGATTCGTTCCTATGTATGTCGCTGCCAAAGAACAGGCTAATGATATTTCATGGATTCGAATTGAAAAGCATCGTACAAATAAAGTCGGGCCATATACGTACGACTTCACTATGTTAGATGATTATTTACACATTGTAGATACCGCTCGCTGGTTAGCTAATGATGACCTTAACGCCGTTCACAATATGATGCAAATCAATGAAAAGAATGAACTTCTTTACGGACATCATACATATACAACTCCAAGTGGACTGTTACTTTCTACTGCAATGCATCGCCATGCCGGTACAAATTTAGAACAAATTGAACTTGTAACGCCAGGGAAAATCATTCGCGTAAAAAATATGAATACATTTGAAATTGAACAGGAAAACTCAGTTTCACAAAGTGGTTCCCCATCATGGGATACGACGTTAAAACAACGTGGTTTTGAAGATGCTGTTCATCATTTTATTAAGTGTGTACAAGGCGATACAAAGCCTGTTGTAGATGGATTAGAAGGATTAAAAACGCAGCAAATGCTACAATCTTTACTAGATGATGTAAACAAAAATTAA